The Eurosta solidaginis isolate ZX-2024a chromosome 4, ASM4086904v1, whole genome shotgun sequence genome includes a window with the following:
- the LOC137247924 gene encoding general odorant-binding protein 19d-like translates to MKFFNVILIVCVAFISYIECVDIEEIKAAVVKCKESSGATDEDVKRIFKRQPAASKEAKCLHACVMQFVGLMNDDGKMDKEKALEILKIIAAGDEEQEKLGLEIVETCGDIEVNEDHCEASEEYRMCMRDKAVENGFKLVRI, encoded by the exons ATGAAGTTTTTTAATGTTATACTGATTGTTTGTGTCGCGTTCATATCGTACATTGAG TGTGTAGATATCGAGGAGATAAAAGCCGCAGTTGTGAAATGTAAGGAATCCTCTGGTGCTACAGATG AGGATGTCAAAAGAATCTTTAAACGTCAACCGGCCGCCAGCAAAGAGGCGAAATGTCTACACGCATGCGTCATGCAGTTTGTCGGTTTG ATGAATGACGATGGCAAAATGGACAAGGAAAAGGctttagaaatattaaaaataatagctGCCGGCGACGAGGAACAAGAGAAATTGGGTTTGGAAATTGTGGAGACTTGTGGAGATATTGAAGTTAATGAGGATCA CTGTGAAGCTTCCGAGGAATATCGTATGTGTATGCGGGACAAGGCTGTGGAGAATGGTTTCAAGCTTGTGCGTATTTAA
- the LOC137249809 gene encoding general odorant-binding protein 19d-like isoform X2 translates to MLFDLKMKFVNVLLIVCIAFISYIECGDIEEVKAAAVECKESTGATDEDVERMFKREPAASTEAKCLHACVMQRFGLMNADGKMDKQKALEILKMIAAGDEEQEKLGLEIVETCADIEVNEDHCEASEEYRICMHDKAAESGFKLGRI, encoded by the exons ATGTTGTTTGATTTAAAAATGAAGTTTGTTAACGTTTTGCTGATTGTTTGTATCGCGTTCATATCGTACATTGAG tGCGGAGATATCGAGGAGGTAAAAGCCGCAGCCGTGGAATGTAAGGAATCAACTGGTGCTACAGATG AGGATGTCGAAAGAATGTTTAAACGTGAACCGGCTGCCAGCACAGAGGCGAAATGTCTACACGCATGCGTCATGCAGAGGTTCGGTTTG ATGAATGCCGATGGCAAAATGGACAAGCAAAAGGctttagaaatattaaaaatgatAGCTGCCGGCGACGAGGAACAAGAGAAATTGGGATTGGAAATTGTGGAGACTTGTGCAGATATTGAAGTTAATGAGGATCA TTGTGAAGCCTCTGAGGAATATCGTATTTGTATGCACGACAAGGCTGCGGAGAGTGGTTTCAAGCTTGGGCGTATTTAA